A single region of the Dehalococcoides mccartyi genome encodes:
- the ispG gene encoding flavodoxin-dependent (E)-4-hydroxy-3-methylbut-2-enyl-diphosphate synthase: MIMRRKSTEIRLGNVTIGGNAPVSVQSMTKTDTRNIPATISQIKELEECGCEIIRLAIPDMEAATALKSIRKEVRIPIVADIHFDYRLALAALSAGADGLRLNPGNIGDPERVKAVVRAAKEREIPIRIGVNAGSLPKDLPPELTTAQKMVKAAMGHIKILEALDFSLIKVSLKAFDVPTTVEAYRQIAPLIPYPLHVGITETGTPKTGLVRSAVGIGNLLYMGIGDTIRVSLTSPPQEEVFAAYEILKSLNLRQRGPVLVSCPTCSRTEVDIVGIAARVQEALNKVDKPIRVAVMGCAVNGPGEAKEADLGIACGRGQGLLFRKGEKIASFPEDELVNALLREIASL; encoded by the coding sequence ATGATTATGCGGCGTAAAAGTACTGAAATACGGCTGGGTAATGTGACTATAGGGGGGAATGCCCCGGTATCAGTCCAGTCCATGACCAAAACAGATACCCGCAATATCCCGGCTACAATTTCCCAGATAAAAGAGCTGGAAGAATGCGGCTGTGAAATAATCCGGCTGGCTATACCGGATATGGAAGCCGCCACTGCCCTGAAATCTATCCGCAAAGAAGTCAGAATACCTATTGTGGCGGATATTCATTTTGATTATCGCCTGGCACTGGCAGCACTCTCAGCCGGGGCAGACGGCCTCAGGCTTAATCCCGGCAATATCGGTGACCCGGAACGGGTTAAAGCGGTGGTCAGGGCGGCAAAAGAACGGGAAATCCCAATCCGTATCGGGGTAAACGCCGGCAGCCTGCCCAAAGACCTGCCCCCAGAGCTCACCACTGCCCAAAAGATGGTCAAAGCCGCCATGGGTCACATAAAGATACTGGAAGCCCTGGATTTCAGCCTGATTAAGGTTTCACTGAAGGCTTTTGACGTGCCTACCACTGTTGAAGCCTACCGCCAGATAGCCCCTCTTATACCATACCCGCTTCACGTGGGCATTACCGAAACAGGCACCCCCAAAACCGGTCTGGTGCGGAGTGCGGTGGGCATAGGCAACTTGCTGTATATGGGTATCGGGGATACTATCCGTGTTTCCCTGACCTCCCCACCCCAGGAAGAAGTATTTGCCGCTTATGAAATACTGAAAAGCCTGAACCTAAGGCAGCGCGGCCCGGTGCTGGTCAGCTGCCCCACCTGCTCCCGGACCGAAGTGGATATTGTGGGTATTGCCGCCAGGGTACAGGAAGCCTTGAACAAAGTAGACAAACCTATACGGGTGGCCGTAATGGGCTGTGCCGTAAACGGCCCCGGCGAAGCCAAAGAGGCTGATTTGGGCATAGCCTGCGGCAGAGGACAGGGGCTGCTATTCCGCAAGGGTGAAAAGATAGCCTCCTTTCCCGAAGATGAACTGGTAAATGCCCTGCTGCGGGAAATAGCTTCTCTGTAG
- a CDS encoding zinc ribbon domain-containing protein, with product MQLAKELFQLQELELDLESHLMQASKLRAILQDDSALKQAENVLAEAAALLKEQQAALRELESQSADLDAKINEVKKSLYSGRISNPKELSNLSREQESLEAKRTQVDDQALEGMDRLEELQTNCNQIMENLVAVRALWQQSQTQNTQALELTLSEIEKLKNELHEFLTRFDQSDLALFQTLRKSKGRAVSKVEQGNCRGCGLKLTAAWIQRARAGTLVQCSGCQRILYLD from the coding sequence ATGCAACTAGCAAAAGAGCTTTTTCAATTGCAAGAACTGGAGCTGGATTTGGAGTCTCACCTAATGCAGGCTTCCAAATTACGGGCAATCCTGCAGGATGATTCCGCCCTCAAGCAGGCTGAAAATGTTTTGGCTGAAGCGGCCGCTCTCCTGAAAGAACAGCAGGCTGCCTTGCGTGAACTTGAAAGCCAGTCTGCTGATTTGGATGCCAAAATAAACGAAGTTAAGAAAAGCCTCTATTCAGGGCGTATCAGCAATCCTAAAGAGCTTTCCAATCTTAGTAGAGAACAGGAAAGCTTGGAGGCAAAACGTACTCAGGTAGATGACCAGGCACTTGAGGGTATGGATAGGCTTGAAGAACTGCAGACAAATTGCAATCAGATAATGGAAAATCTGGTTGCTGTACGCGCTCTCTGGCAGCAAAGCCAGACACAAAATACCCAAGCTCTTGAACTGACCCTTTCCGAGATAGAAAAGCTCAAAAACGAACTGCATGAATTCCTTACCCGTTTTGACCAGTCAGATTTAGCTCTTTTCCAAACTCTGCGTAAAAGCAAGGGCAGAGCCGTTTCAAAAGTGGAACAGGGAAATTGCCGCGGCTGCGGTTTGAAACTTACGGCTGCTTGGATTCAGCGTGCCAGAGCCGGTACTCTGGTGCAGTGCAGCGGCTGCCAGCGCATACTATATCTGGACTGA
- the pheS gene encoding phenylalanine--tRNA ligase subunit alpha, translating to MEEIKNITEITRSALAELEAITELKDLEAWRVRYLGKKSLLTGALRNLASLPIEERKAAGAAANEAKTALEAAFSEKEQLSKEKQFASRSEGLDITLPGRPWPIGRIHPLTQVTNEVTSIFATLGFSVLEGPEIEDDYHNFEALNIPEDHPARENMQTFWIDRPNEDGRLDTLLRTHTSPMQVRYMEKNKPPIRIVVPGKVYRYEATDATHIPMFTQVEGLVVDEGISMAHLKGTLMEFCRRFFGANRKVRFRCDYFPFVEPGVEVAVSCTCGGKKECSVCHGSGWLEILGAGMVHPRVLERVGIDSEKYTGFAFGMGLERLPMLRYGIDDIRLFYSNDTRFLRQF from the coding sequence ATGGAAGAAATTAAAAATATCACCGAAATTACCCGAAGTGCCCTTGCCGAACTGGAAGCCATAACGGAACTTAAAGACCTTGAAGCGTGGCGTGTCCGGTATCTGGGCAAGAAAAGCCTGCTGACCGGGGCACTCCGAAATCTGGCCAGTTTGCCCATAGAAGAACGCAAAGCGGCCGGAGCAGCAGCCAATGAAGCCAAGACCGCGCTCGAAGCTGCTTTTTCAGAGAAAGAGCAGCTATCTAAAGAAAAACAGTTTGCCAGCCGCAGTGAGGGGCTGGATATTACTTTGCCCGGCAGACCCTGGCCTATCGGCCGGATACACCCCTTGACCCAGGTTACCAATGAGGTTACCAGTATTTTCGCTACTTTGGGTTTTTCCGTACTGGAAGGACCGGAAATAGAAGATGACTATCATAATTTTGAGGCTCTTAATATTCCGGAAGACCACCCTGCCAGAGAAAATATGCAGACCTTCTGGATAGACCGGCCTAATGAAGACGGCAGGCTGGATACTTTGCTTCGCACCCATACCTCTCCCATGCAGGTGCGCTATATGGAGAAAAACAAACCTCCCATACGGATAGTAGTTCCGGGCAAGGTTTACAGGTATGAAGCTACCGATGCCACTCATATACCAATGTTTACCCAGGTGGAAGGGCTGGTGGTGGACGAAGGCATTTCCATGGCTCACCTAAAAGGCACTTTGATGGAGTTTTGCCGCCGCTTTTTCGGGGCTAACCGCAAGGTGCGTTTCCGCTGTGACTACTTCCCCTTTGTAGAGCCGGGCGTGGAGGTAGCGGTAAGCTGTACCTGCGGGGGCAAAAAAGAATGCAGCGTCTGCCATGGCTCCGGCTGGCTGGAAATACTGGGGGCGGGCATGGTACACCCCAGGGTGCTGGAGAGGGTAGGTATAGATTCGGAAAAATATACCGGCTTTGCTTTTGGCATGGGGCTGGAAAGATTGCCCATGCTGAGATACGGGATTGATGATATCCGTCTGTTCTACTCTAACGATACTAGATTCTTGAGGCAGTTTTAA
- a CDS encoding inorganic diphosphatase, translating to MLSDSSKKIKKEVEAINSDFKTIVGCGESKCPKLKRLKLASTPDITLTVMIEIPKGSRNKYEYDKERKIIKFDRMLFSAVHYPSDYGFIVDTLAEDGDPLDALVLVWEPTFPGCMIETKPVGLFKMYDEKGPDAKLLCVPIGDPHFNFIRDLSDVPPHLLKEIFHFFNIYKELESKKTGVEGWEDRESAIKTYWESHQRYLDALKDKKKEK from the coding sequence ATGTTAAGCGATAGTTCAAAGAAAATTAAAAAAGAAGTTGAAGCCATAAACTCTGACTTTAAGACGATAGTGGGTTGTGGCGAGTCAAAATGCCCTAAACTGAAAAGATTGAAACTGGCAAGTACCCCGGATATTACCCTGACGGTTATGATAGAAATACCCAAGGGTAGCCGAAATAAATATGAATATGATAAAGAACGCAAGATAATCAAGTTTGACCGCATGCTTTTCTCGGCTGTTCATTATCCCAGTGATTACGGTTTTATCGTAGATACTTTGGCCGAAGACGGTGATCCCCTTGATGCCTTGGTTTTAGTTTGGGAACCTACTTTCCCCGGCTGCATGATAGAAACCAAGCCGGTAGGTCTTTTTAAAATGTATGATGAAAAAGGCCCTGACGCAAAGCTGCTCTGCGTGCCTATCGGAGACCCGCACTTTAACTTTATCCGTGACCTTTCGGATGTCCCGCCCCATCTGCTGAAGGAAATATTCCATTTCTTTAATATCTATAAAGAGCTGGAATCAAAGAAAACGGGCGTAGAAGGCTGGGAGGACCGGGAGTCAGCCATTAAGACTTACTGGGAGTCTCACCAGAGATATCTGGATGCACTTAAAGACAAGAAAAAAGAGAAATAA
- a CDS encoding phage portal protein has product MVQTFNPNELKSRDLDRLKRYVNLLDFYQGKQWDGHPSRNEKQLTFNYARVVVDKLCSYLMSGINFGAEALNEEDIEKAVTARSMLNEVYQQNNLEQLDLETEIDCAVLGDGCFKVIWDAASGRVRVSAPDIQGIYAWWSPDDMSRIYRVASRYALNSEEAEVSYGLELPSRQSFLTEVWTEETFELW; this is encoded by the coding sequence ATGGTACAGACTTTTAACCCGAATGAACTGAAAAGCCGTGATTTGGACAGGTTAAAAAGGTATGTAAATCTGCTGGATTTTTATCAGGGTAAACAGTGGGATGGCCACCCGTCCCGAAATGAAAAGCAGCTTACCTTCAACTATGCCAGAGTGGTAGTGGACAAGCTGTGCTCATATCTGATGAGCGGAATTAACTTTGGGGCGGAAGCTTTGAATGAAGAAGATATTGAGAAAGCGGTGACTGCCCGCTCTATGCTTAACGAAGTTTACCAGCAGAATAATCTGGAACAGCTGGACCTTGAGACTGAGATAGACTGCGCGGTGCTGGGAGACGGCTGTTTCAAGGTTATCTGGGATGCAGCTTCGGGCAGGGTGAGGGTAAGTGCGCCTGATATACAGGGTATTTACGCCTGGTGGTCACCGGATGATATGTCCCGCATCTACCGGGTGGCTTCCCGTTATGCCTTAAACAGTGAAGAAGCGGAGGTGAGCTACGGGCTGGAGCTTCCGTCCAGACAGTCATTCCTGACAGAGGTCTGGACAGAAGAAACCTTTGAACTCTGGTAG
- a CDS encoding proline--tRNA ligase, whose translation MRYSRLFGKTQREIPSDAETISHQLLLRSGMIAQLTAGVYSFMPLAWRSIQKIENIIRQEMNKSGCQELAMPVLQPVEIWQQSGREAPFGQTLFHLKDRKDRNLVLGPTHEEVITDLASRYIQSYRDLPQRLYQIQTKFRDEPRPRGGLIRVREFIMKDMYSFDASPEGLDESYQTMKQAYESVYRRCGLESMVIDADSGAIGGKASHEFMIVAESGEDSIIYCPKCNYAANAEKAVFKKKTLPKEPPKDLEEVATPGQKTISEVAAFLSLKPENTLKAVFYMADGKFVMAVIRGDLDINEIKLKNLLKCNDLRLAEDSEVKAAGIAAGFASPVGLKNSLIVADDSAENGSNFVAGANKDGFHLKNVNFGRDFKADKMADIALAAEGAACPFCDGTFASKRGVEVGHIFKLGTFLSERFGANFTDAEGISHPIIMGCYGMGVGRLLAAAIEQNHDEKGIIWPMPIAPYQVYICGLFLDKPAVSQAAEKMYAELEAQGVEVLFDDRELTAGVKFNDADLLGIPLRLTISPRNLDKGGVELKLRRNKESELVPLDNVVEKVIATIKSESNL comes from the coding sequence ATGCGTTATTCCAGGTTATTTGGCAAGACCCAGCGTGAAATCCCGTCAGATGCCGAAACTATAAGCCACCAGCTGCTGCTGCGTTCGGGTATGATAGCCCAGCTGACCGCCGGAGTGTATTCGTTTATGCCTCTGGCCTGGCGGTCTATACAGAAAATTGAAAACATTATCCGGCAGGAAATGAATAAATCAGGCTGTCAGGAACTGGCCATGCCGGTACTTCAGCCGGTGGAAATATGGCAGCAAAGCGGACGCGAAGCCCCCTTCGGGCAGACCCTTTTCCATTTGAAAGACCGCAAAGACCGTAATCTGGTGCTTGGCCCTACCCACGAGGAGGTCATAACCGACCTTGCCAGCCGCTATATCCAGAGTTACCGTGACCTGCCCCAGCGGCTTTACCAGATACAGACCAAATTCCGTGATGAGCCACGCCCCCGCGGCGGATTGATACGGGTACGCGAATTTATTATGAAAGATATGTATAGTTTTGATGCCAGCCCCGAAGGGTTGGACGAAAGCTACCAGACCATGAAACAGGCCTATGAAAGCGTATACCGCCGCTGTGGTCTGGAATCTATGGTAATAGATGCAGACAGCGGAGCTATAGGCGGAAAGGCCTCACACGAATTTATGATTGTGGCCGAAAGCGGCGAAGACAGTATCATCTACTGCCCGAAGTGCAATTATGCCGCCAATGCCGAAAAAGCAGTGTTCAAAAAGAAAACCCTGCCCAAAGAACCCCCGAAAGACTTAGAAGAAGTAGCCACCCCCGGCCAGAAGACTATTTCAGAGGTAGCCGCTTTTCTTTCGCTCAAACCGGAAAATACCCTCAAAGCAGTCTTTTACATGGCAGACGGAAAGTTTGTGATGGCGGTTATACGGGGAGATTTGGATATAAACGAAATAAAGCTGAAAAATCTGCTGAAGTGCAATGATTTGCGTCTTGCGGAAGACAGCGAAGTAAAAGCCGCCGGGATAGCAGCCGGATTTGCATCACCCGTGGGGCTGAAAAATAGCCTGATAGTGGCTGATGACTCTGCTGAAAACGGCTCTAACTTTGTAGCCGGGGCTAACAAAGACGGCTTTCACCTGAAAAACGTCAACTTCGGGCGGGATTTCAAGGCAGATAAAATGGCGGATATTGCCCTGGCGGCCGAAGGTGCTGCCTGCCCCTTCTGTGACGGCACTTTTGCCTCCAAACGGGGGGTGGAAGTGGGGCATATTTTTAAACTGGGAACATTCCTTTCAGAACGTTTCGGGGCAAACTTCACAGATGCCGAGGGCATCAGCCACCCGATAATAATGGGGTGCTACGGCATGGGGGTAGGACGGCTGCTGGCCGCCGCTATAGAGCAAAACCATGACGAAAAAGGCATTATCTGGCCGATGCCTATTGCCCCGTATCAGGTATATATCTGCGGGCTTTTCCTGGATAAACCGGCAGTCAGCCAGGCGGCTGAAAAGATGTATGCCGAACTGGAAGCCCAAGGGGTGGAAGTACTGTTTGATGACCGCGAACTTACAGCCGGGGTCAAATTTAACGATGCAGACCTCTTAGGTATCCCTCTGAGGCTGACTATAAGCCCCCGCAATCTGGATAAAGGCGGGGTGGAACTCAAGCTCCGCCGGAACAAAGAATCCGAGCTGGTTCCGCTGGATAATGTAGTGGAGAAGGTAATCGCCACCATCAAATCCGAGAGCAACCTATAG
- the pheT gene encoding phenylalanine--tRNA ligase subunit beta: MKIPLKWLKEYLPADMTPAELAERMTMAGTEVTVLNSHKDKWPNVYVGQIMEVNRHPNADRLVLVKVDWGQGQETVVTGAPNCKAGDKVVFARTGAVLIDGHNGKEMVLKPAVLRGVESCGMVCSERELGLSDEHEGILILPADAPAGMLASEYLGEIILDLELTPNRGDLMCVTGVARELGALIDRLPSISTPDFKATGKDIKDKINIEIKNTKLCTRYTASLIEGIKIGESPDWLKERLIACGMRPINNVVDAANYVMLEFGQPLHSFDYDQIKSKHIIVRPAAEGEVLTTLDGVERKLSPDMLLITEPDRIIALAGVMGGENTEVTEKTVNILLESATFDKQSIRRTARALKLQSEASARFEKGLSFELAPIALKRATQLILEIAGGQAASGFIDVMPVNKEKKSIVLSLSKVNQVLGYDREQPDTHKIAKRLGFVWIPEYIPGMEEFGYGSTDDKVRIYPGYWRMDIETDIDMIEEVARIAGYDTIPSLSLDKAIPKIEIPPLPGMKRFLRQILSGYGFQELISYSFTSREMLSRVSLEAESECLAISNPMSSEQEVMRTSLRPSLYASLAANRRFEKDGLRLYELGRVYLPKENNKQEEPEMLCAVLAGSSSESWWQRNTSNFDFFDVKGIVEAIISRLGLSADFVISDEPGLTRGYQASVRVGDMPVGVLGQVNPQITDKFDLTEPVYMFEINLSKLVTRATARRKFSPINRFPAVERDLALVIDRSITNLQVINIISEYDLVKNVELFDMYQGKQVAENKKSLAYHLVFQSDTHTLKDAEVDGVMSQILRRLNTETGAVLRS, from the coding sequence ATGAAAATACCTTTGAAGTGGCTTAAAGAATATCTTCCCGCGGATATGACGCCTGCCGAGCTGGCCGAACGGATGACTATGGCTGGTACTGAAGTTACAGTACTGAATTCCCATAAAGACAAATGGCCGAACGTATATGTAGGCCAGATAATGGAAGTAAACCGCCACCCCAATGCCGACCGTCTGGTATTGGTTAAGGTGGATTGGGGGCAGGGGCAGGAAACAGTGGTTACCGGCGCACCTAACTGCAAAGCCGGTGACAAGGTCGTTTTTGCCCGTACCGGGGCAGTCCTGATAGATGGCCACAACGGCAAAGAAATGGTACTTAAGCCGGCTGTTTTGCGGGGGGTGGAATCCTGCGGAATGGTTTGTTCCGAAAGGGAATTGGGACTGTCTGACGAGCATGAGGGTATTTTGATACTGCCGGCGGATGCTCCGGCGGGTATGCTGGCCAGCGAATATCTGGGTGAGATAATACTTGACCTTGAGCTTACACCTAACCGGGGTGATTTGATGTGTGTAACCGGTGTGGCCAGAGAACTGGGCGCTTTAATAGACCGTTTGCCTTCTATCAGCACCCCGGATTTCAAGGCCACCGGTAAGGATATCAAGGACAAAATAAATATAGAGATAAAAAACACTAAACTCTGCACCCGTTATACCGCCAGCCTGATAGAGGGAATAAAAATCGGCGAATCACCGGACTGGCTTAAAGAGCGGCTGATTGCCTGCGGTATGCGCCCTATAAACAACGTGGTAGATGCTGCCAATTACGTTATGCTGGAATTCGGCCAGCCCCTGCACTCCTTTGATTATGACCAGATTAAGTCAAAACACATTATCGTCCGCCCCGCAGCGGAGGGTGAGGTTTTAACCACTCTGGACGGGGTTGAACGCAAACTCAGCCCGGATATGCTCCTTATTACCGAACCGGACAGGATAATTGCCCTGGCCGGGGTAATGGGCGGTGAAAATACCGAGGTAACTGAAAAGACTGTAAATATACTGCTGGAGTCGGCCACCTTTGACAAACAAAGTATTCGCCGTACCGCCAGAGCTTTAAAACTTCAGAGTGAGGCTTCAGCCCGTTTTGAAAAGGGGCTTAGCTTTGAACTTGCGCCTATTGCCCTGAAACGTGCCACTCAGCTAATACTGGAAATAGCTGGCGGACAGGCGGCTTCGGGATTTATAGATGTTATGCCGGTTAATAAAGAGAAGAAGAGCATTGTGCTTTCACTGTCAAAGGTTAATCAGGTATTGGGATATGATAGAGAACAGCCTGATACTCATAAAATAGCCAAAAGGCTGGGCTTTGTCTGGATACCCGAATATATCCCCGGTATGGAAGAATTCGGTTATGGCTCAACTGATGACAAGGTGCGCATTTATCCGGGATACTGGCGGATGGACATCGAAACCGATATTGATATGATTGAAGAAGTAGCCAGAATAGCCGGCTATGATACAATACCCAGCCTGTCTCTTGATAAGGCTATTCCCAAAATAGAAATTCCCCCCCTGCCCGGAATGAAACGTTTTCTAAGGCAGATACTTTCGGGGTACGGTTTTCAGGAGCTCATTTCATACTCATTCACCAGCCGCGAAATGCTTTCGCGTGTTTCTTTAGAGGCTGAGTCCGAATGTCTGGCTATCAGCAACCCCATGAGCAGTGAGCAGGAGGTTATGCGCACTAGTTTGCGTCCCAGCCTGTATGCTTCTTTAGCGGCAAACCGCCGTTTTGAAAAAGATGGCCTCAGGCTTTACGAGCTTGGGCGTGTATATCTGCCGAAAGAGAATAATAAACAGGAAGAACCCGAAATGCTGTGTGCCGTTTTAGCGGGCAGTTCATCTGAATCATGGTGGCAGAGAAATACCTCCAACTTTGATTTTTTTGATGTTAAAGGCATTGTGGAAGCAATAATTAGCCGTTTGGGACTTTCGGCTGATTTTGTTATATCTGACGAACCGGGTTTAACCCGCGGGTATCAGGCAAGCGTTCGGGTTGGAGATATGCCGGTGGGTGTACTGGGGCAGGTGAATCCCCAGATTACGGATAAATTTGACTTAACAGAACCGGTATATATGTTTGAAATTAACCTGTCAAAGCTTGTGACCAGGGCCACGGCTCGCCGCAAATTCAGCCCGATCAATCGTTTTCCGGCAGTTGAACGTGATTTGGCTTTGGTGATTGACAGAAGCATTACCAATCTGCAGGTTATTAATATAATTTCCGAATATGATCTGGTAAAAAATGTAGAACTGTTCGATATGTACCAGGGTAAACAGGTAGCTGAAAATAAAAAATCACTGGCTTACCATCTTGTCTTCCAGTCAGATACCCACACGCTGAAAGATGCGGAAGTGGATGGGGTAATGAGCCAGATACTTAGACGGCTGAATACTGAAACCGGAGCAGTTTTGCGTTCCTGA
- a CDS encoding ribonuclease HI family protein — MGVTLKDEKYNLVACISKAIGNTTNNQAEYQALLAGLEKAFSLGAKELEIRSDSELLVKQIKGEYRMKNEGLKPLFSKAVSLLGRFESYHIKYIPRAQNSEADALANKALDGGN; from the coding sequence ATTGGAGTAACCCTCAAAGACGAAAAATATAATCTGGTTGCCTGTATATCCAAGGCTATCGGCAATACCACCAACAATCAGGCCGAATATCAGGCCCTATTGGCCGGGCTGGAAAAGGCCTTTTCTCTGGGCGCAAAGGAACTGGAAATACGTTCGGACTCCGAGCTTCTGGTAAAACAGATAAAAGGTGAATACCGCATGAAGAATGAGGGGCTTAAACCCTTATTCAGCAAGGCGGTTTCCTTGCTGGGGCGGTTTGAGAGCTACCACATAAAGTATATACCCCGCGCCCAAAACTCCGAGGCGGATGCTCTGGCAAACAAGGCACTTGACGGCGGGAATTAA
- a CDS encoding DUF4328 domain-containing protein: MLGGISLPIQQANLSSYLDNISPADIIIPLHVHLCEEGIDRTIAGLDILLAASFVCGIFYLHLSHAYYVNLYLITPRYRSRRAFPGFLIPAVNMVFPLLFTAETWQLSKLPPEAQNALPEYKINLLLKIWWILCLLAVTFFILPQVLSLVLPDSAPAREYVTNLFTAMTVMAASESSLLLLYYLNTRLKYTS; this comes from the coding sequence ATGTTAGGCGGCATATCTTTGCCTATCCAGCAGGCAAACCTGAGCAGCTATCTGGATAATATCAGCCCGGCTGATATTATTATTCCGTTACATGTGCATCTCTGTGAAGAAGGCATAGACCGGACTATTGCGGGCTTAGACATACTGCTGGCCGCCAGCTTTGTATGCGGTATATTTTACCTACATCTGAGCCACGCCTATTATGTAAACCTGTACCTTATCACCCCTAGATACAGATCCAGACGGGCATTTCCAGGATTTTTGATACCCGCGGTAAATATGGTATTTCCGCTGCTGTTTACTGCCGAAACATGGCAGCTAAGCAAACTGCCACCCGAAGCCCAAAACGCCCTGCCTGAATATAAAATAAATTTGCTGCTTAAAATCTGGTGGATACTCTGTCTGCTGGCAGTTACCTTTTTTATTTTACCCCAGGTATTATCTCTTGTACTGCCTGACTCAGCTCCGGCCAGAGAATACGTAACCAACCTGTTTACGGCAATGACGGTAATGGCTGCAAGCGAAAGCAGCCTTTTGCTGCTCTACTATCTAAACACCCGGCTTAAATATACCAGCTGA
- a CDS encoding S41 family peptidase — protein MTLRIKVLLGTILAMVGLLSSFALGYLSGGTVVLNSDENLSSIVTAWQIITTEYVEPDIIDQAALAEAAIKGMMDELNDPHSVYLNAEDYQASMEYDDGRYVGIGATVQIEDGVIILIPYEGSPAALAGIQAGDILREVDGQSVAGFSLADLSPLVRGEKGTTITLLVERNTSAQSLLFEVTRDEILIPSVTSEMMDDIAYIRISRFSERTDEELEQVLKNLGSAAGIVLDLRGNPGGLVSSVINVASRFVNSGVVLTTVDNEGNSSEYSVVPKTVTTSLPMVVLVDQYSASGSEALSGALQDYGRATIAGKTTYGKGSVNRTFDVTDNTGIYLTIGRWYTPNGRMIEGQGITPDIELELTGDEAISWALGFLHGEA, from the coding sequence ATGACTTTAAGAATAAAAGTATTGCTGGGTACTATTTTGGCCATGGTCGGTTTGCTCAGTTCTTTTGCATTGGGTTATCTAAGCGGCGGAACAGTCGTTTTGAACAGTGATGAGAACTTATCCAGTATTGTCACTGCCTGGCAGATTATCACTACCGAATATGTAGAGCCGGATATTATTGACCAGGCGGCTCTGGCTGAAGCAGCTATAAAGGGCATGATGGATGAACTTAATGACCCTCATTCCGTTTATCTGAATGCCGAAGATTATCAGGCCAGTATGGAGTATGATGACGGGCGTTATGTAGGCATAGGTGCTACTGTTCAGATAGAAGACGGGGTGATTATCCTGATTCCTTACGAGGGTTCACCGGCAGCTTTGGCTGGTATACAGGCCGGAGATATTTTACGGGAGGTTGACGGGCAGTCAGTTGCCGGGTTCAGCTTGGCAGACCTGTCCCCGCTGGTAAGGGGAGAGAAGGGAACAACGATAACCTTGCTGGTGGAAAGAAATACCTCTGCCCAGTCGTTGCTGTTTGAAGTGACCCGTGATGAAATCCTGATTCCCAGTGTCACCTCCGAAATGATGGACGATATCGCTTATATCCGTATCAGCCGCTTCAGCGAAAGGACCGATGAGGAACTGGAGCAGGTGCTTAAAAATCTGGGCAGTGCCGCAGGTATTGTGCTGGATTTACGGGGTAATCCCGGCGGTTTAGTAAGCTCGGTTATAAACGTAGCCAGCCGCTTTGTAAACAGCGGGGTGGTTTTGACTACTGTGGACAATGAAGGAAACTCCTCTGAGTATAGTGTAGTGCCTAAAACGGTAACTACCAGTTTGCCCATGGTAGTTTTGGTAGACCAGTACAGCGCCAGCGGCTCGGAAGCCCTTTCCGGTGCTTTGCAGGACTATGGACGGGCAACTATTGCGGGCAAGACTACTTATGGCAAGGGCAGTGTAAACCGTACTTTTGATGTGACCGATAACACTGGTATTTATCTGACTATAGGCCGCTGGTATACACCTAACGGGCGGATGATAGAGGGTCAGGGTATTACCCCGGATATAGAACTGGAACTAACCGGTGATGAAGCTATAAGCTGGGCGTTGGGTTTTCTGCATGGGGAAGCTTAA